One region of Zingiber officinale cultivar Zhangliang chromosome 7B, Zo_v1.1, whole genome shotgun sequence genomic DNA includes:
- the LOC122005882 gene encoding serine/threonine-protein kinase SRPK-like, producing the protein MAEKDGRSESSNYTSEDEGTEDYRRGGYHAVRIGDYFKQGSYVIQAKLGWGHFSTVWLAWDTVHSRYVALKVQKSAQHYTEAAMDEIKILKQIADGDPEDTRCVVKLLDHFKHSGPNGQHVCMVFEFLGDNLLTLIKYTDYRGMPLSKVKEICHYVLIGLDYLHRDLSIIHTDLKPENILLMSSLDPAKYPSRSGAPLILPSVRSEEPPPTSPSLSNGDLTRNQKKKLRRKAKRAAAATSGSSTAMAGESGDFEDKGDSTAASDGGGGAEASNRASQGCRRGNKTTRKRLAMEADLRCKIVDFGNACWTYKQFTSDIQTRQYRCPEVVLGSKYSSSADLWSFACICFELATGDVLFDPHSGDNFDRDEDHLALMMELLGMMPRKIALGGRYSRDFFNRYGDLRHIRRLRFWTLNKVLLEKYDFSEQDANDMADFLVPILDFVPEKRPTAAQLLSHPWIDVGPWIRELSLPQLDQGHPSADVPSEKQRIDKDEGDAMAIGLGNIAIDGSSKSIKDPQPNP; encoded by the exons ATGGCCGAGAAGGACGGGCGGAGCGAGAGCAGTAACTACACGTCGGAAGACGAAGGTACCGAGGACTACCGGCGCGGAGGCTACCACGCCGTCCGGATCGGGGATTACTTCAAGCAGGGAAGCTATGTCATCCAGGCCAAGCTTGGCTGGGGTCACTTCTCCACCGTGTGGCTCGCTTGGGATACTGTCCACTCC CGGTATGTAGCGTTAAAGGTGCAGAAGAGCGCGCAGCACTACACAGAAGCGGCCATGGACGAGATTAAGATCTTGAAGCAAATCGCGGATGGGGATCCTGAGGACACTCGCTGTGTGGTGAAGTTGCTGGATCATTTCAAGCATTCAGGGCCAAATGGGCAGCATGTGTGCATGGTCTTTGAGTTCCTTGGAGATAACCTTCTCACACTTATTAAGTACACCGATTATCGGGGGATGCCACTCTCTAAGGTGAAGGAAATCTGCCACTATGTCCTTATTGGGCTTGACTATCTCCACCGGGATCTTTCTATCATCCACACTGACCTCAAGCCAGAGAATATCCTCCTCATGTCTAGTCTTGACCCAGCCAAGTATCCTAGTCGATCGGGTGCTCCACTTATCCTTCCCAGTGTTAGATCTGAAGAGCCCCCACCAACATCTCCTTCTTTATCGAATGGTGACCTTACAAGAAACCAGAAGAAAAAACTCAGGAGGAAAGCGAAGCGTGCAGCTGCTGCTACGTCAGGAAGCTCAACAGCCATGGCAGGGGAGAGTGGTGATTTCGAGGATAAAGGAGATTCAACAGCAGCAAGtgatggtggtggtggtgccGAAGCGTCCAATAGAGCATCCCAGGGCTGTAGGAGAGGGAATAAGACTACAAGGAAGAGACTGGCAATGGAGGCAGATCTCAGGTGCAAGATAGTTGATTTTGGAAATGCATGTTGGACATATAAGCAGTTTACTAGTGACATCCAGACAAGGCAGTATCGGTGTCCTGAGGTGGTTCTTGGGTCTAAATACTCTTCGTCTGCCGATTTGTGGTCATTTGCTTGTATATGTTTCGAGCTGGCCACGGGAGATGTGCTATTTGATCCACATAGTGGAGATAATTTTGACCGAGATGAG GATCACTTGGCATTGATGATGGAACTACTAGGGATGATGCCCCGCAAA ATTGCCTTGGGCGGACGATATTCGCGCGACTTCTTTAACAGGTACGGGGACTTGAGGCACATCCGGCGGTTGAGATTTTGGACCCTCAACAAAGTTCTTTTGGAGAAGTATGATTTCAGTGAACAAGATGCCAATGACATGGCTGATTTCCTTGTCCCAATATTGGACTTTGTTCCTGAGAAGCGCCCCACTGCTGCCCAATTACTTAGTCATCCTTGGATCGATGTTGGACCATGGATACGCGAGCTAAGTTTGCCGCAGTTGGATCAAGGCCACCCTTCAGCAGATGTTCCTTCAGAAAAACAGAGGATAGATAAGGATGAAGGGGACGCAATGGCAATAGGATTGGGTAATATCGCCATTGATGGCTCTTCAAAGTCGATAAAAGATCCTCAGCCCAACCCTTAA
- the LOC122005885 gene encoding uncharacterized protein LOC122005885, with translation MELNRADHLIIVVEGAECECCGLAEDCTAEYVGGVKAEFAGKWLCGLCAEAARDEAAKKKKKGGGGGGMEEAVAAHVSFCRSLRSSPPAVRVVDGMRQMLRRRSVELPAKRSEGKSEEGSSPAVGFEE, from the coding sequence ATGGAGTTGAATCGGGCGGATCACTTGATCATCGTAGTGGAGGGCGCCGAGTGCGAGTGCTGCGGGCTGGCGGAGGACTGCACCGCCGAGTACGTCGGCGGGGTGAAGGCGGAGTTCGCGGGGAAGTGGCTGTGCGGGCTGTGCGCGGAGGCGGCGAGGGATGAGgcggcgaagaagaagaagaagggcggTGGCGGCGGCGGAATGGAGGAGGCCGTGGCGGCGCACGTGTCCTTCTGCAGGAGCTTGCGCTCGAGCCCGCCGGCGGTGCGCGTGGTCGACGGGATGAGGCAGATGCTGCGGCGGAGGTCGGTGGAACTTCCGGCCAAGAGGTCGGAGGGGAAGTCGGAGGAGGGATCATCGCCAGCGGTGGGTTTTGAGGAATAG